A DNA window from Hyphomicrobiales bacterium 4NK60-0047b contains the following coding sequences:
- a CDS encoding response regulator — MFGKENRLNILMIDDDKDDIYITQRRLKKANVSCNFFSETSGFNLFVKLAELTENKNTKNNLIILLDINMPIVNGLDVLTLLKTKSPYKNIPVIMLCTSDDESYMNDSFSYGADAYLVKPINTEDFRFAIDNLRGVKL; from the coding sequence ATGTTTGGCAAAGAAAACCGATTAAACATTCTTATGATAGATGATGATAAGGATGATATATATATTACCCAACGCCGATTGAAAAAAGCGAATGTTTCATGTAATTTTTTTTCTGAAACGAGTGGCTTTAACTTATTTGTAAAACTCGCGGAACTCACTGAAAACAAAAACACTAAAAACAATCTAATCATTTTATTGGACATTAATATGCCGATTGTGAATGGTTTGGATGTCCTTACACTATTAAAGACTAAATCTCCCTATAAGAACATTCCGGTTATTATGTTGTGCACATCAGATGATGAAAGCTATATGAATGATTCTTTTTCCTATGGTGCGGATGCTTATCTCGTCAAACCTATAAATACGGAAGATTTTAGGTTTGCGATCGATAATTTGAGAGGCGTTAAGCTTTGA